In one Nocardia tengchongensis genomic region, the following are encoded:
- the chrA gene encoding chromate efflux transporter: MSGDAGQAGVRLTTIAREWGRIGCIGFGGPPTHIALLRRLCVEERKWLAPTEFEDAIAATNLLPGPASTQLAIYSAWRLRGTAGALVGGVCFIVPGLVVILGLAAFFLSGGVPRWALGAAAGAGAAVAAVAVHAGVGLAPASWQRAGTARAARLRWIGYLLAGGLAAALTGPWLVLVLVATGVLEVVVRTGIPGRSTSVSTPLPLAITVPALGGLAAVSWVAFKVGALSYGGGFVIIPLMQSDAVTHYHWMTDAQFLNAVALGQITPGPVVQTVAAVGYAAAGLPGGLLAALVAFAPSFLFILCGGPHFDRLRTNPRVLAFLSGSGPAVIGAILGSAIPLTLALQHAWQFAVLAAAALWLAAAALWLVAARRGVVGTLLSAAAIGVAAAALGLPIT, from the coding sequence GTGAGTGGCGACGCTGGGCAGGCTGGGGTTCGGCTCACCACCATCGCACGCGAGTGGGGCCGGATCGGGTGCATCGGATTCGGCGGGCCGCCGACGCATATCGCGCTGCTGCGACGACTGTGCGTCGAGGAACGGAAATGGCTCGCGCCGACCGAGTTCGAGGACGCGATCGCCGCCACCAACCTGCTGCCCGGGCCCGCATCGACCCAGCTGGCGATCTATTCGGCGTGGCGGCTGCGGGGGACGGCGGGCGCGTTGGTGGGCGGGGTGTGTTTCATCGTGCCCGGCCTCGTCGTCATTCTGGGGTTGGCGGCATTCTTCCTGTCCGGTGGCGTGCCGCGGTGGGCGCTGGGTGCGGCGGCCGGTGCGGGTGCGGCGGTCGCGGCGGTCGCCGTGCACGCGGGGGTCGGGCTGGCGCCGGCCAGTTGGCAGCGAGCCGGGACGGCCCGTGCGGCGCGGCTGCGCTGGATCGGGTATCTGCTGGCAGGCGGGCTCGCCGCGGCACTGACCGGGCCGTGGCTGGTGCTCGTCCTGGTCGCGACGGGTGTACTGGAAGTCGTTGTGCGAACCGGAATCCCGGGCCGATCGACCTCGGTGTCCACCCCGCTCCCCCTCGCGATCACCGTGCCCGCGCTCGGCGGCCTGGCCGCGGTGAGCTGGGTGGCGTTCAAGGTCGGAGCCCTGTCCTACGGCGGCGGTTTCGTCATCATCCCCCTGATGCAGTCCGACGCCGTCACCCACTACCACTGGATGACCGACGCCCAATTCCTCAATGCCGTTGCCCTGGGCCAGATCACGCCCGGCCCCGTGGTGCAGACGGTCGCGGCCGTCGGGTACGCCGCCGCGGGCCTCCCCGGTGGGCTGCTCGCCGCGCTCGTCGCCTTCGCCCCGTCCTTCCTCTTCATCCTGTGCGGCGGCCCGCATTTCGACCGCCTCCGCACCAACCCCCGAGTCCTGGCCTTCCTCTCCGGCTCTGGCCCCGCCGTCATCGGCGCGATCCTCGGCTCCGCGATCCCCTTGACCCTCGCCCTCCAGCACGCCTGGCAATTCGCCGTACTCGCCGCCGCCGCACTCTGGCTCGCCGCCGCCGCACTCTGGCTCGTCGCCGCCCGCCGAGGCGTTGTCGGCACCCTCCTGAGCGCCGCCGCCATCGGCGTCGCCGCCGCCGCGCTCGGCCTCCCGATCACCTGA
- a CDS encoding serine hydrolase: MPSTLRGRLALALGAIVLLVAAVSCADTQPAESAIDRLRRDTEAIHALGISGVQARVITPEGEQLIATSGTADRTTGRPVSPDGYFRMASTAKTLVATVVLQLAAEGTITLDDTVERWLPDVVRGNGNDGSLITLRNLLQHTSGIHDDLPGYTTPDEYYRQRFDSYPPDQLIARAMSHAPDFAPGAGWQYSNTGYILLSIIIERATGRVAHQQIESRILTPLGLHGTHWLGPSPGLPEPHARAYQFFGPGSEVDVTEQIPLEPENLSWVTTTQDENVFFRALLGARLLPPGQLAEMRRTVAVSDELRTLWPGGRYGLGLAERPLSCGGTYWSHEGGDAGYITLNGVTVDGARSAVVSMSEALGDTPDHIRSQESAAATLIDHALCADHPDPAH, translated from the coding sequence ATGCCCTCGACTCTGCGCGGCCGCCTGGCGCTCGCCCTCGGTGCCATCGTGCTGCTCGTCGCCGCGGTTTCGTGCGCCGACACCCAGCCCGCCGAGTCCGCCATCGACCGGCTGCGCCGCGATACCGAGGCCATCCACGCCCTCGGGATCAGCGGTGTGCAAGCCCGGGTGATCACACCCGAGGGCGAGCAACTGATCGCCACCAGCGGCACCGCGGACCGCACCACCGGCCGCCCGGTGTCGCCCGACGGCTATTTCCGCATGGCCAGCACCGCCAAGACGCTGGTCGCCACCGTCGTACTGCAACTCGCGGCCGAGGGCACGATCACCCTGGACGACACGGTCGAGCGGTGGCTACCGGATGTAGTGCGGGGCAACGGAAACGACGGCAGCCTGATCACCCTGCGCAACCTGTTGCAGCACACCAGCGGAATCCACGACGACCTGCCGGGATACACCACGCCGGACGAGTACTACCGGCAGCGCTTCGACAGCTATCCACCCGATCAGCTCATCGCGCGGGCGATGTCCCACGCCCCCGACTTCGCGCCCGGTGCGGGCTGGCAATACTCCAACACCGGCTACATCCTGCTCTCGATTATCATCGAGCGGGCCACCGGCCGAGTCGCCCACCAGCAGATCGAATCCCGCATCCTCACCCCGCTCGGCCTGCACGGGACCCACTGGCTCGGCCCTTCGCCCGGGCTCCCCGAGCCGCACGCGCGGGCCTACCAGTTCTTCGGCCCCGGCTCCGAGGTGGACGTCACCGAGCAGATCCCCCTGGAACCGGAGAACCTCTCGTGGGTCACCACCACGCAGGACGAGAACGTCTTCTTCCGTGCCCTGCTCGGTGCCCGCCTGCTGCCGCCCGGCCAACTCGCGGAGATGCGGCGAACCGTCGCCGTGAGCGACGAACTCCGCACCCTGTGGCCCGGTGGCCGATACGGGCTCGGCCTGGCCGAGCGCCCATTGAGCTGCGGCGGAACCTATTGGTCCCACGAGGGCGGCGACGCGGGCTACATCACCCTCAACGGCGTCACCGTCGACGGCGCCCGCAGCGCCGTGGTCTCCATGTCCGAGGCGCTCGGTGATACCCCCGACCACATCCGGTCCCAGGAATCCGCCGCGGCCACCCTCATCGACCACGCCCTCTGCGCCGACCACCCCGATCCGGCGCACTGA
- a CDS encoding serine/threonine-protein kinase, which translates to MRSGDVFAGYVIERELGRGGMGSVYLAKHPRLPRMTALKLLNQEMFSDDEIRARFIREADLVARLDHPNIVTVYDRGDEGEQLWISMQFIDGVNASSISPGTLPPLRAIQIITETAKALDYAHGLNVLHRDVKPANILLARSSSKTGSSERVYLTDFGIARLRDDTGHLTQTGTVTATLAYASPEQLTGASLDGRSDQYSLACTLFQLLTGAVPFEGTSPAAVIRGHLQQAPPPASPLRQTLPRAIDAVLAKALAKRPADRYRSCVEFATAAERALAAPATPAPPRPPTPAHPQPVVAPRPPTPAHPQPVIQRPPTPTPSTPRPLVGPGPAYTNQNPAYPAPPTSGPSYPNQQVSGPSYPNQQVSSPGYPNQQVSSPGYPNQPAPQHFTNQSTPPQSFYAPQAYQPRPTPPPTYAPPQRNSNTTAWLIAAIVTVLVIVIIVIAIIVKAA; encoded by the coding sequence TTGCGCTCTGGTGATGTGTTCGCCGGTTACGTCATCGAACGCGAGCTCGGCCGTGGCGGCATGGGCTCGGTGTATCTGGCCAAGCATCCGCGGCTGCCCCGGATGACGGCGCTGAAGCTGCTCAATCAGGAAATGTTCTCCGACGACGAGATTCGCGCCCGCTTCATCCGCGAGGCCGATCTCGTCGCCCGGCTCGACCACCCGAATATCGTCACCGTCTACGACCGCGGTGACGAGGGCGAACAGCTGTGGATCTCGATGCAGTTCATCGACGGCGTGAACGCCTCCTCGATCAGCCCCGGCACCCTGCCCCCGCTGCGGGCGATCCAAATCATCACCGAGACCGCCAAGGCCCTCGACTACGCGCACGGCCTCAATGTCCTGCACCGGGACGTGAAGCCGGCCAATATCCTGCTGGCCCGCTCCTCTTCCAAGACCGGTTCGAGTGAACGCGTCTACCTCACCGACTTCGGCATCGCCCGGCTCCGCGACGACACCGGCCACCTCACCCAAACCGGCACCGTCACAGCCACTCTCGCCTACGCCTCCCCCGAGCAGCTGACCGGCGCGTCCCTCGACGGCCGCTCCGACCAGTACTCGCTGGCCTGCACCCTGTTCCAGCTGCTCACCGGCGCGGTCCCTTTCGAGGGCACCAGCCCCGCCGCCGTCATCCGCGGCCACCTGCAGCAGGCCCCGCCGCCGGCCAGCCCGCTGCGTCAGACCCTGCCCCGCGCCATCGACGCCGTGCTGGCCAAGGCGCTGGCCAAGCGTCCCGCCGACCGCTACCGCTCCTGCGTCGAATTCGCCACGGCCGCCGAACGAGCCCTCGCGGCCCCGGCCACTCCCGCCCCGCCGCGCCCGCCGACCCCCGCGCACCCGCAGCCCGTCGTCGCACCCCGCCCGCCGACCCCGGCCCACCCGCAGCCGGTGATCCAGCGCCCGCCGACGCCCACCCCGTCCACGCCGCGCCCGCTGGTGGGCCCGGGCCCGGCCTACACCAACCAGAACCCGGCGTACCCCGCCCCGCCGACGTCCGGCCCGTCGTACCCGAATCAGCAGGTATCCGGCCCGTCGTACCCCAACCAGCAGGTGTCGAGCCCCGGTTACCCGAACCAGCAGGTGTCGAGCCCCGGCTACCCCAATCAGCCGGCGCCGCAGCACTTCACGAACCAGTCGACGCCGCCGCAGTCGTTCTACGCGCCGCAGGCCTACCAGCCGCGCCCCACCCCGCCGCCGACTTACGCTCCGCCCCAACGCAATTCGAACACGACGGCCTGGCTGATCGCCGCGATCGTCACGGTGCTGGTGATCGTCATCATCGTGATCGCGATCATCGTCAAGGCCGCCTGA
- a CDS encoding VWA domain-containing protein, translated as MNEIDEAQGRRWRLVLGSAGEAGLGGGGLGNADDQAMDRALGALYDSGGRGGQGRRSGGLGGSAPQVSRWLGDIRRYFPSTVVEVMQRDAVERLNLTELLLEPELLEAVEPDVHLVGTLLSLNRVMPESTKATARMVVEKVVKEIERRIAAQTVAAVGGALNRAARVSRPKLRDIDWDRTIRKNLANYLPEHRTVVPERLVGYGRKAQAVKRDVVLAIDQSGSMASSVVYASVFGAVLASMRSLRTSLVVFDTAVVDLTEKLSDPVEVLFGTQLGGGTDINRAIAYSQSLITRPADSLFVLISDLYEGGVRAEMLRRIRAMKEAGVQVVVLLALSDEGAPAYDRDNAAALTALGVPAFACTPDKFPDLLAVALDRGDIGAWAHTALRGQP; from the coding sequence ATGAACGAGATCGACGAAGCGCAGGGGCGGCGGTGGCGGCTGGTGCTGGGCAGCGCCGGGGAGGCCGGGCTCGGGGGCGGCGGGCTGGGCAATGCCGACGATCAGGCGATGGATCGGGCGCTGGGGGCGCTCTACGACTCCGGCGGGCGGGGCGGGCAGGGGCGGCGCTCCGGCGGCCTCGGCGGTTCCGCGCCGCAGGTGTCGCGGTGGCTGGGCGATATTCGCCGCTACTTTCCCTCGACGGTGGTGGAGGTGATGCAGCGCGACGCGGTGGAGCGGCTCAACCTCACCGAATTGCTGCTGGAGCCCGAGCTTTTGGAGGCGGTCGAGCCGGATGTGCATCTGGTGGGGACGCTGCTGAGCCTGAACCGGGTGATGCCCGAGAGCACCAAGGCCACCGCGCGCATGGTGGTGGAGAAGGTGGTCAAGGAGATCGAGCGGCGGATCGCGGCGCAGACCGTGGCCGCGGTGGGCGGGGCGTTGAACCGGGCGGCGCGGGTGTCGCGGCCGAAACTGCGGGACATCGACTGGGACCGGACGATTCGCAAGAACCTGGCGAACTATCTGCCCGAGCACCGGACCGTGGTGCCCGAACGGCTGGTCGGGTACGGGCGCAAGGCGCAGGCGGTGAAACGCGATGTGGTGCTGGCCATCGACCAGTCGGGGTCGATGGCGTCGAGCGTGGTCTACGCGTCGGTGTTCGGCGCGGTGCTGGCGTCCATGCGGTCGCTGCGCACCTCGCTGGTGGTCTTCGATACCGCCGTCGTGGATCTCACCGAGAAGCTGTCGGATCCGGTGGAGGTGCTGTTCGGGACGCAGCTCGGCGGCGGCACCGACATCAACCGGGCCATCGCGTATTCGCAGTCGCTCATCACCCGGCCGGCCGATTCGCTGTTCGTGCTGATCTCCGACCTGTACGAGGGCGGGGTGCGGGCGGAGATGCTGCGGCGCATTCGCGCCATGAAGGAGGCGGGGGTGCAGGTGGTGGTGCTGCTGGCGCTGTCCGACGAGGGCGCGCCGGCCTACGACCGCGACAACGCGGCCGCGCTGACCGCCCTGGGTGTGCCCGCTTTCGCCTGTACCCCGGACAAGTTCCCGGACCTGCTCGCGGTGGCGCTGGACCGCGGCGATATTGGGGCGTGGGCACACACCGCCCTCCGCGGGCAGCCATAA
- a CDS encoding DUF5682 family protein, giving the protein MTAATTMTTETVMSTGTTVTTESATSNVNTLPTEAAATSAVAGPAETRVFGIRHHGPGSARSLALALARFRPDAILIEGPSDADPLVGYIAAEGMSPPVALLAYQPDSPAKAAFWPFATFSPEWVALRYAAEHGVTAGFCDLPASICLAVEEEPGDRTDPLGILADAAGYDDAERWWDAIVESASDADIFAAVNEAMGALREHAEHLDDAAAALEAAAEESDSAVPVEGSGTTEDELFSAATARITVDAHTLRREAHMRQVMRKALKDGARRLAVVCGAWHAPALEGKLGPAVADARLLKGLPKGKATLTWVPWTHSRLASSSGYGAGITSPGWYHHLFTETEQPIARWLTRVAGTLRAHDLPVSSAHIIESVRLAETLATLRERPLAGLSEVTEATRSVLCDGDETLLRLVSTELVVGEALGTVPDGTPTVPLEADLRAQIKTLRLKQQALERTVDLDLRTDGGLARSRLLHRLRLLGIGWGRLTDSQVRNTGTFRETWTLRWRPELAIAIVEASRWGTTLQSAAEAKILDIAQDPDATVGKVASALEEALLAELGGATDRLIRRLESVAALDHDVTHLMSALPGLLRIARYGDVRGTDSAALTRVADSLLLRSCAGLPGAVTGLDADAAAALRAHIDAVHLALSARDDEWATGTWLHTLETLADRDDVNGGIVGRAVRLLCDAERIGGEESGRRLSAALSVGRTAPDKAAWIDGFLGGRGLLLVHDRNLLSLIDNWLRGLDEDQFLPTLPLLRRTFGAFESGERQAIGQAVRHGAPTVSTTGGAGYDTTRGALAMATAAEILGVAR; this is encoded by the coding sequence ATGACGGCCGCCACCACCATGACCACGGAGACTGTCATGTCGACCGGAACCACTGTGACGACCGAATCCGCCACGTCGAACGTGAACACGCTGCCCACCGAGGCCGCGGCGACCAGCGCGGTCGCCGGACCGGCCGAGACTCGGGTGTTCGGCATCCGCCATCACGGGCCCGGATCGGCACGCTCGCTGGCGCTGGCGCTGGCGCGGTTCCGGCCCGACGCCATCCTCATCGAAGGCCCGTCGGACGCCGATCCGCTGGTCGGTTACATTGCGGCCGAAGGCATGTCACCGCCGGTGGCACTGCTCGCCTATCAGCCCGACAGCCCCGCCAAGGCCGCGTTCTGGCCGTTCGCGACGTTCTCCCCGGAATGGGTGGCGCTGCGGTACGCCGCCGAACACGGTGTGACAGCGGGCTTCTGCGATCTGCCCGCCTCGATCTGCCTGGCCGTGGAGGAGGAGCCGGGCGATCGGACCGACCCGCTGGGCATCCTGGCCGACGCCGCCGGCTACGACGACGCCGAGCGCTGGTGGGACGCGATCGTCGAATCCGCTTCGGACGCCGACATTTTCGCTGCCGTCAACGAGGCCATGGGCGCCCTGCGCGAGCACGCCGAACACCTCGACGACGCGGCCGCGGCGCTCGAGGCCGCCGCGGAGGAATCCGATTCCGCTGTCCCGGTCGAGGGGTCCGGGACAACGGAGGACGAGCTCTTCTCCGCCGCCACCGCGCGCATCACGGTGGACGCGCACACGCTGCGGCGTGAGGCGCACATGCGGCAGGTCATGCGAAAAGCTCTGAAGGACGGGGCCCGACGGCTGGCCGTGGTGTGCGGCGCGTGGCACGCGCCCGCCCTCGAGGGCAAGCTGGGCCCGGCCGTGGCCGACGCCCGGCTACTGAAAGGCCTGCCGAAGGGCAAGGCGACGCTGACCTGGGTGCCGTGGACGCATTCACGGCTCGCGAGCTCGTCCGGCTACGGCGCGGGCATCACCTCGCCGGGCTGGTACCACCACCTGTTCACCGAGACCGAGCAGCCGATCGCGCGCTGGCTGACCCGGGTCGCGGGCACGCTGCGCGCCCACGATCTGCCGGTGTCCAGCGCGCACATCATCGAATCGGTCCGGCTGGCCGAAACTCTCGCAACCCTGCGGGAGCGGCCGCTGGCCGGGCTGTCGGAGGTCACCGAGGCCACCCGGTCGGTGCTGTGCGACGGCGACGAGACCTTGTTGCGGCTGGTCAGCACCGAACTGGTGGTGGGCGAGGCGCTGGGGACGGTGCCGGACGGCACGCCGACCGTGCCACTGGAAGCGGATCTGCGGGCCCAGATCAAGACGCTGCGGCTCAAGCAGCAGGCCCTCGAACGCACCGTGGACCTGGATCTGCGCACCGACGGCGGGCTGGCGAGATCGCGTCTGCTGCACCGGCTCCGGCTGCTGGGCATCGGGTGGGGGCGGCTGACCGACAGCCAGGTCCGCAATACGGGCACCTTCCGGGAGACCTGGACGCTGCGGTGGCGTCCGGAATTGGCGATCGCGATCGTCGAGGCGTCGCGCTGGGGCACCACGCTGCAATCGGCGGCCGAGGCGAAGATCCTCGATATCGCACAGGATCCGGACGCGACCGTGGGGAAGGTGGCGTCCGCGCTGGAGGAGGCGCTGCTCGCCGAGCTCGGCGGCGCCACCGACCGGCTGATCCGGCGCCTGGAATCGGTTGCGGCACTGGATCACGACGTCACCCATCTGATGTCGGCGCTCCCCGGTCTGCTGCGCATCGCTCGCTACGGCGACGTGCGCGGCACCGACAGCGCGGCGCTGACCCGGGTGGCGGACAGCCTGCTGCTCCGCAGTTGCGCCGGCCTGCCGGGCGCGGTCACCGGACTCGACGCCGACGCGGCCGCCGCGCTGCGCGCCCACATCGACGCCGTGCACCTGGCGCTGTCGGCGCGCGACGACGAATGGGCCACGGGGACTTGGCTGCACACCCTCGAGACGCTCGCCGATCGCGACGACGTCAACGGCGGCATCGTCGGCCGCGCCGTGCGGCTGCTCTGCGACGCGGAGCGGATCGGCGGCGAGGAATCGGGCCGCCGACTATCCGCGGCCCTGTCGGTGGGCCGCACCGCCCCCGACAAGGCCGCCTGGATCGACGGCTTCCTCGGCGGCCGCGGCCTGCTGCTGGTCCACGACCGAAACCTGCTGTCGCTCATCGACAACTGGCTGCGCGGCCTCGACGAAGACCAGTTCCTGCCCACCCTGCCGCTGCTCCGCCGCACCTTCGGCGCGTTCGAATCCGGCGAACGCCAGGCCATCGGCCAGGCCGTACGGCACGGCGCGCCAACGGTTTCGACCACCGGCGGCGCCGGCTACGACACCACACGCGGTGCGCTCGCCATGGCGACGGCCGCCGAAATCCTGGGCGTCGCACGGTGA